One Peromyscus leucopus breed LL Stock chromosome 2, UCI_PerLeu_2.1, whole genome shotgun sequence DNA window includes the following coding sequences:
- the Trmo gene encoding tRNA (adenine(37)-N6)-methyltransferase isoform X1, giving the protein MRGLAERGSSCTAAPCGCAQPALETGNLFTEPIGYLESCFTAKNGTPRQPSICSHSRACLKIRKSIFNNPEHSLMGLEQFSHVWILFVFHKNGHLNYKAKVQPPRLNGAKTGVFSTRSPHRPNAIGLTLARLEKVEGGAVYLSGIDMIHGTPVLDIKPYIADYDSPQNLQPLEDLTMQNNRHEPRAASQAAGTADSCDQRLLSGCGKAQHCQSAEETPKCLEDRTPEENSRKSRDSTGTQHLVPEDGERRVDLVLESSRGDSVGMAEEQPGPRDPKSSRNEGTDRSGNMDHALALQGSSAETPWASCSAQTADRAPCSAGTADRAPCSAGTADRAPCSAGTADRAPCSAAGTADRAPCSAGTADRAPCSAGTADRAPCSAGTADRAPCSAGTADRAPCSARTADRASCSAAGTADRAPCSARTADRAPCSAAGTADRAPCSAGTADRAPCSAGTADRAPCSAGTADRAPCSAGTADRAPCSAAGTADRAPCSAGTADRAPCSAARTADRAPCSAAGTADRAPCSAVPTWVREAPAASLRVRFTPHADMDLRKLSSGDAGRMPFKYLQSTEEARCAIEAVLSADPRSVYRRKLCQDRLFFFTVDTAHVTCWFGDGFAEVLRIQLASEPVEMTDPEESLVALGS; this is encoded by the exons ATGCGCGGCTTGGCGGAGCGGGGTTCCAGCTGCACGGCAGCCCCGTGCGGGTGCGCCCAGCCGGCCCTGGAGACAG GAAATCTTTTCACTGAGCCAATAGGCTACTTGGAATCATGTTTCACGGCCAAGAATGGTACTCCAAGGCAGCCATCCATCTGTAGCCACTCCAGAGCCTGTTTGAAGATCAGAAAGAGCATCTTTAATAATCCTGAACATTCCTTGATGGGCCTAGAACAGTTTTCTCATGTTTG gattttgtttgtttttcacaaaaATGGCCATTTGAACTACAAGGCAAAAGTGCAGCCGCCTAGGCTGAATGGGGCGAAGACTGGAGTGTTCTCCACAAGGAGCCCACATCGCCCTAATGCGATAGGACTGACGCTGGCCAGGCTGGAGAAGGTGGAAG GTGGCGCTGTGTACCTGTCTGGAATTGACATGATCCACGGCACACCTGTGCTCGACATAAAGCCCTACATTGCTGACTATGACTCACCACAGAACTTGCAGCCTTTGGAGGACTTGACTATGCAGAATAACCGCCATGAGCCGAGGGCTGCGTCCCAGGCTGCTGGCACAGCTGACAGTTGTGACCAGCGCCTGCTCTCAGGGTGTGGGAAAGCACAGCACTGCCAGAGCGCTGAGGAGACACCGAAATGCCTTGAAGACAGAACCCCAGAAGAAAACTCCCGGAAGTCTAGAGACAGCACGGGAACCCAGCACCTTGTAcctgaggatggagagagaagagtggATTTGGTGCTGGAATCAAGCAGAGGTGACAGCGTGGGTATGGCTGAAGAGCAGCCTGGCCCACGGGATCCGAAGAGCTCTCGGAACGAAGGCACAGATAGGTCAGGGAACATGGACCACGCCTTGGCCCTGCAGGGGAGCAGCGCAGAGACACCGTGGGCTTCCTGCAGCGCCCAGACAGCCGACAGAGCGCCCTGCAGCGCCGGGACAGCCGACAGAGCGCCCTGCAGCGCCGGGACAGCCGACAGAGCGCCCTGCAGTGCCGGGACAGCCGACCGAGCGCCCTGCAGCGCCGCCGGGACAGCCGACAGAGCGCCCTGCAGTGCCGGGACAGCCGACAGAGCGCCCTGCAGTGCCGGGACGGCCGACAGAGCGCCCTGCAGTGCCGGGACGGCCGACAGAGCGCCCTGCAGTGCCGGGACAGCCGACAGAGCGCCCTGCAGCGCCCGGACAGCCGACAGAGCGTCCTGCAGCGCCGCCGGGACAGCCGACAGAGCGCCCTGCAGCGCCCGGACAGCCGACAGAGCGCCCTGCAGCGCCGCCGGGACAGCCGACAGAGCGCCCTGCAGTGCCGGGACAGCCGACAGAGCGCCCTGCAGTGCCGGGACGGCCGACAGAGCGCCCTGCAGTGCCGGGACGGCCGACAGAGCGCCCTGCAGTGCCGGGACAGCCGACAGAGCGCCCTGCAGCGCCGCCGGGACAGCCGACAGAGCGCCCTGCAGCGCCGGGACGGCCGACAGAGCGCCCTGCAGTGCCGCCAGGACAGCCGACAGAGCGCCCTGCAGTGCCGCCGGGACAGCCGACAGAGCGCCCTGCAGTGCCGTCCCCACCTGGGTGAGGGAGGCTCCTGCAGCCTCCTTACGAGTCCGGTTTACTCCTCATGCAGACATGGACCTGAGGAAGCTCAGTTCAGGAG ATGCCGGTCGGATGCCCTTTAAATACTTGCAGTCCACAGAGGAAGCCAGGTGTGCCATTGAGGCTGTGCTGTCCGCAGACCCTCGGTCTGTGTACCGACGGAAGCTCTGTCAGGACCGCCTTTTCTTCTTCACTGTCGACACGGCGCACGTCACGTGCTGGTTTGGCGATGGCTTTGCTGAGGTTCTGCGGATTCAACTGGCTTCTGAGCCTGTTGAGATGACTGACCCTGAGGAGTCCTTGGTGGCTCTGGGGTCTTGA
- the Trmo gene encoding tRNA (adenine(37)-N6)-methyltransferase isoform X2 has protein sequence MFGGAVYLSGIDMIHGTPVLDIKPYIADYDSPQNLQPLEDLTMQNNRHEPRAASQAAGTADSCDQRLLSGCGKAQHCQSAEETPKCLEDRTPEENSRKSRDSTGTQHLVPEDGERRVDLVLESSRGDSVGMAEEQPGPRDPKSSRNEGTDRSGNMDHALALQGSSAETPWASCSAQTADRAPCSAGTADRAPCSAGTADRAPCSAGTADRAPCSAAGTADRAPCSAGTADRAPCSAGTADRAPCSAGTADRAPCSAGTADRAPCSARTADRASCSAAGTADRAPCSARTADRAPCSAAGTADRAPCSAGTADRAPCSAGTADRAPCSAGTADRAPCSAGTADRAPCSAAGTADRAPCSAGTADRAPCSAARTADRAPCSAAGTADRAPCSAVPTWVREAPAASLRVRFTPHADMDLRKLSSGDAGRMPFKYLQSTEEARCAIEAVLSADPRSVYRRKLCQDRLFFFTVDTAHVTCWFGDGFAEVLRIQLASEPVEMTDPEESLVALGS, from the exons ATGTTTG GTGGCGCTGTGTACCTGTCTGGAATTGACATGATCCACGGCACACCTGTGCTCGACATAAAGCCCTACATTGCTGACTATGACTCACCACAGAACTTGCAGCCTTTGGAGGACTTGACTATGCAGAATAACCGCCATGAGCCGAGGGCTGCGTCCCAGGCTGCTGGCACAGCTGACAGTTGTGACCAGCGCCTGCTCTCAGGGTGTGGGAAAGCACAGCACTGCCAGAGCGCTGAGGAGACACCGAAATGCCTTGAAGACAGAACCCCAGAAGAAAACTCCCGGAAGTCTAGAGACAGCACGGGAACCCAGCACCTTGTAcctgaggatggagagagaagagtggATTTGGTGCTGGAATCAAGCAGAGGTGACAGCGTGGGTATGGCTGAAGAGCAGCCTGGCCCACGGGATCCGAAGAGCTCTCGGAACGAAGGCACAGATAGGTCAGGGAACATGGACCACGCCTTGGCCCTGCAGGGGAGCAGCGCAGAGACACCGTGGGCTTCCTGCAGCGCCCAGACAGCCGACAGAGCGCCCTGCAGCGCCGGGACAGCCGACAGAGCGCCCTGCAGCGCCGGGACAGCCGACAGAGCGCCCTGCAGTGCCGGGACAGCCGACCGAGCGCCCTGCAGCGCCGCCGGGACAGCCGACAGAGCGCCCTGCAGTGCCGGGACAGCCGACAGAGCGCCCTGCAGTGCCGGGACGGCCGACAGAGCGCCCTGCAGTGCCGGGACGGCCGACAGAGCGCCCTGCAGTGCCGGGACAGCCGACAGAGCGCCCTGCAGCGCCCGGACAGCCGACAGAGCGTCCTGCAGCGCCGCCGGGACAGCCGACAGAGCGCCCTGCAGCGCCCGGACAGCCGACAGAGCGCCCTGCAGCGCCGCCGGGACAGCCGACAGAGCGCCCTGCAGTGCCGGGACAGCCGACAGAGCGCCCTGCAGTGCCGGGACGGCCGACAGAGCGCCCTGCAGTGCCGGGACGGCCGACAGAGCGCCCTGCAGTGCCGGGACAGCCGACAGAGCGCCCTGCAGCGCCGCCGGGACAGCCGACAGAGCGCCCTGCAGCGCCGGGACGGCCGACAGAGCGCCCTGCAGTGCCGCCAGGACAGCCGACAGAGCGCCCTGCAGTGCCGCCGGGACAGCCGACAGAGCGCCCTGCAGTGCCGTCCCCACCTGGGTGAGGGAGGCTCCTGCAGCCTCCTTACGAGTCCGGTTTACTCCTCATGCAGACATGGACCTGAGGAAGCTCAGTTCAGGAG ATGCCGGTCGGATGCCCTTTAAATACTTGCAGTCCACAGAGGAAGCCAGGTGTGCCATTGAGGCTGTGCTGTCCGCAGACCCTCGGTCTGTGTACCGACGGAAGCTCTGTCAGGACCGCCTTTTCTTCTTCACTGTCGACACGGCGCACGTCACGTGCTGGTTTGGCGATGGCTTTGCTGAGGTTCTGCGGATTCAACTGGCTTCTGAGCCTGTTGAGATGACTGACCCTGAGGAGTCCTTGGTGGCTCTGGGGTCTTGA